The genomic DNA GTTGTGATGCCTGATGCCAATAAAGAACAAGTTATTAATAACTTGGTAGGGGCATCGGTAGGGGCTGCTGGACAGCGTTGTATGGCGATTTCTGTGGCTGTGTTTGTTGGTGAGGCCAATAGTTGGCTTCCTGATTTAAAAGCCGCGATGGCAAACGTCACCCCTGGCGTCTGGGATGATGAATCTGCCGCTTATGGCCCTTTGATCAGTGAGGCTGCAAAGTTGCGCGTTGTTAACCTTATTGAGCAAGGTAAACAACAAGGGGCGATTTGTGAACTTGATGGGCGAGACTATACCGTCGACGGGTTTGAACAAGGTCATTGGCTTGCACCGACCCTATTTAGCGGCGTAACGACGGACATGACGATTTATCAGCAGGAAATTTTTGGTCCTGTTTTATTGTGCATGACTGTCGATAGCTTGGAAGACGCGATAGCCTTGGTTAACGCAAACCCTTACGGCAATGGTACGTCAATCTTTACGGCCTGTGGCGCGGCTGCGCGTAAATACCAGCATCATATTCAAGTGGGACAAGTGGGGATCAATGTACCTATTCCTGTACCACTACCTTTCTTTTCATTCACGGGCTGGCGTGGCAGTTTCTATGGTGATTTACATGCTTACGGTAAGCAAGCCGTTCGCTTTTATACTGAAACTAAAACGGTGACTGCCCGTTGGTTTGATGATGATATTCCAGCGGCATTGAACATGACCATTCAGTTGCGGTAGTGGCGCGTTGCCGTTACTCGATCTACGCCTGAAGAAGTGAGGAGTTACCATGAACTTTGATCTTTCCGATGACCAAGGTGCGTTCGCGGAAGCCGCACAACAGTTTTCGAACCAGCAGTTGTTACCCATGGCTGCTGAGTGGGATCAGAACAGTATTTTCCCTAAAGATGTATTGAAAGCTGCGGGTGATATGGGCTTTATGAGCCTTTATGCACCTGAATCAAGCGGTGGCATGGGACTAAACCGCCTTGATGCTTCTATCATTTTTGAACAACTAGCGATGGGCTGTACCTCTACCACTGCTTTTATGACGATTCATAACATGGTGACATGGATGATCGCGAGTTTTGGTACCGAAGAGGCGAAATCTCAATATTGCCCGCGGCTTGTTACGGGTGAATACCTTGGTTCGTACTGCTTGACCGAAGCGAACGCTGGCTCAGATGCGGCGGCATTAACCACTACGGCCACCAAGCAAGATGATGGCTATGTGATAAATGGCGCGAAAGCCTTTATTTCTGGTGCTGGTGATACCGATGTATTGGTGGTGATGGCACGAACAGGGGAAGCCGGAGCGAAAGGAATTTCTGCCTTTGTGGTGGATGCGCATGCTGATGGGATCAGCTATGGCAGAAAAGAGCCCAAGATGGGCTGGCATAGCCAACCAACGCGTTCAGTCACTTTTGATAAGGTGAAAGTGTCAGCCACTGCTTTGTTAGGTAAGGAAGGAGAAGGGTTTATTTTCGCGATGAAAGGGCTTGATGGCGGACGGATTAATATCGCCTCATGCTCGATTGGTACAGCCCAGCAGGCCTTAAATCAGGCGAAGCAATACATGACTGAACGTAAGCAATTTGGCCGTTCGTTATCCCAATTTCAAGGGCTGCAATTCAAATTGGCAGATATGGCTACTGAGTTGATTGCCGCCAGACAGCTAGTGCGCTATGCGGCTTTTAAATTGGATCAAGCGGATCCTGAAGCAACCGCTTATTGCGCCATGGCAAAACGCTATGCGACTGATGTGGGTTTTAAGGTGTGCGATCAAGCCTTACAGATCTTTGGTGGTTATGGCTATATTCAAGAATACCCACTTGAGCGTTATTGTCGTGATGTTCGTGTGCATCAAATTTTAGAAGGTACCAATGAAATCATGCGTTTGATCATCGCCCGTAGGGTGCTAAGCGAAGGTGTTGATTTGCTTTAGTCGGTCAAGAACCGAGCATTAAGAATCAGGG from Photobacterium sanguinicancri includes the following:
- a CDS encoding acyl-CoA dehydrogenase family protein, whose protein sequence is MNFDLSDDQGAFAEAAQQFSNQQLLPMAAEWDQNSIFPKDVLKAAGDMGFMSLYAPESSGGMGLNRLDASIIFEQLAMGCTSTTAFMTIHNMVTWMIASFGTEEAKSQYCPRLVTGEYLGSYCLTEANAGSDAAALTTTATKQDDGYVINGAKAFISGAGDTDVLVVMARTGEAGAKGISAFVVDAHADGISYGRKEPKMGWHSQPTRSVTFDKVKVSATALLGKEGEGFIFAMKGLDGGRINIASCSIGTAQQALNQAKQYMTERKQFGRSLSQFQGLQFKLADMATELIAARQLVRYAAFKLDQADPEATAYCAMAKRYATDVGFKVCDQALQIFGGYGYIQEYPLERYCRDVRVHQILEGTNEIMRLIIARRVLSEGVDLL